TCTCCTGGTCGGGTTCCTTCTTGACCACGGAGATCTCCTCGAAGTCCTCCTGCAGCGGGAAATAGTTGTTGAGGTCGATCCCGCCCCAGCGCTTGCCGAAGCGGATGTGATCTTCGGGCGAAAATTCCTGATCGCGGAACACGGCGACCCCATGCTCATAAATCGCCTGCTTGATCTGCGTCATCTCGGCATCGCTGCAATCGGCAAGCGACACGCCCGAAATCTCGACCCCGCATTTGGGGGCCATCGGTGTCATCTTCATCGTCTCTCTCCCATAGGCGTTTCCACCTAGCGAGCGGAGTTTTGCCGATCTCTTTGGATTGCGCAAGCGCATCCACGCTCGCGATCTCCTCGGCCCTGGCGGCCCGCCAACGGCCAGTCAGGCCGAAGCCAAGGCGGGAGGAGGCCCGTCGCCCGGCGATTGAGGGCACTGCAACACATGTCTCCCATATTTCACCGCCACGCTCGCTTGCGGAATCAGATAGACATTGCTAGGCGCGCGCCAGCCTTGGCGGAGAGCCCTCTTCGGAGCTCCGAAATCGAGGCGATGCATCGTTATTCTCGAAGATCCTAAAGGACATCGAAGCGCGTGGATATTTCCGCCGGTATTCAGGCTAGCCTGGCAGGCCGTTACGCCTCAGCTCTGTTCGAACTCGCCAGCGAGGCCGGGACGGTTACGGCCGTCGAATCCGATCTCGAAAAGCTGGCAGCAGCGCTGAATGAATCGGACGACCTCAAGGCCGTCACCACCAATCCGCAGCTCTCGCGCGAAGTGCAGGGGCAGGCCGTCGCAGCCGTCGCCAAGCATCTCGGTCTTGCAGAGCTGACCGCCAATTTCCTTGGGGTGCTGGCAGACAACCGCCGCCTTTCGGCGTTGCCGGACATGATCGCCGCGTTCAAGGCGATCGCCGCAGCCCAGCGGGGCGAAGTGACTGCAACGGTCACCAGCGCGCATCCGCTTGCCGACAGCCAGCTCGCCGAACTCAAGAGCAAGCTCACGGCCCGCGAGGGTCGCACTGTCATGCTTTCAGCCGACGTTGATCCCGACCTGCTCGGCGGTCTCGTCGTCACCATCGGTTCAAAGCGCATCGACGCCTCGATCCGCACTCGTCTCAATTCTCTCGCCCAGGCCATGAAGGCTTAAAGGACAAAGAAAATGGAAATCCGCGCCGCAGAAATCTCCAAGGTCATCAAGGACCAGATCGCCAATTTCGGCACCGAAGCGCAAGTCAGCGAAGTCGGCTCCGTGCTTTCCGTGGGTGACGGCATCGCCCGCATCCACGGCCTCGACAAGGTTCAGGCCGGTGAGATGGTCGAGTTTGCCAATGGCATCCAGGGCATGGCGCTCAACCTCGAGGCCGACAATGTCGGCGTCGTGATTTTTGGCTCGGACGCCGAGATCAAGGAAGGCGATACCGTCAAGCGCACCGAAACAATCGTGGACGTGCCGGTCGGCAAGGGCCTGCTCGGCCGCGTGGTCGACGCTCTCGGCAACCCGATCGACGGCAAGGGTCCGATCGAGGCGACCGAGCGCCGCCGCGTGGAAGTGAAGGCACCGGGCATCATCCCGCGCGAGTCGGTTAGCGAGCCGGTGCAGTCGGGCCTCAAGGCGATCGACGCGCTCGTCCCCGTCGGCCGCGGCCAGCGCGAACTCATCATCGGCGACCGCCAGACCGGCAAGACCGCCGTCGCGATCGACACCTTCATTAACCAGAAGGGCGTCAACGCATCGGACGACGAATCGAAAAAGCTCTACTGCGTCTATGTTGCGGTGGGCCAAAAGCGTTCGACCGTCGCTCAGATCGTGAAACAGCTCGAAGAAAACGGCGCGATGGAATACTCGATCGTCGTCGCGGCAACCGCTTCGGAGCCTGCACCGCTTCAATACCTCGCACCCTACACCGGCTGCGCGATGGGCGAATTCTTCCGCGACAACGGCATGCACGCCGTGATCGTGTACGACGACCTTTCGAAGCAGGCCGTCGCCTACCGCCAGATGTCGCTCCTGCTGCGTCGTCCTCCGGGCCGTGAAGCCTATCCGGGTGACGTGTTCTACCTTCACAGCCGCCTGCTCGAGCGCGCGGCGAAGATGAATGGCGACAATGTTGGCGGCTCGCTCACCGCGCTGCCGATCATCGAGACGCAGGCTGGCGACGTGTCGGCATATATCCCAACCAACGTGATCTCGATCACCGACGGTCAGATCTTCCTGGAAACCGACCTGTTCTACCAGGGCATCCGTCCTGCGATTAACGTCGGTCTCTCGGTCAGCCGTGTGGGCGGCGCTGCCCAGACCAAGG
The Erythrobacter sp. THAF29 DNA segment above includes these coding regions:
- a CDS encoding F0F1 ATP synthase subunit delta → MDISAGIQASLAGRYASALFELASEAGTVTAVESDLEKLAAALNESDDLKAVTTNPQLSREVQGQAVAAVAKHLGLAELTANFLGVLADNRRLSALPDMIAAFKAIAAAQRGEVTATVTSAHPLADSQLAELKSKLTAREGRTVMLSADVDPDLLGGLVVTIGSKRIDASIRTRLNSLAQAMKA
- the atpA gene encoding F0F1 ATP synthase subunit alpha yields the protein MEIRAAEISKVIKDQIANFGTEAQVSEVGSVLSVGDGIARIHGLDKVQAGEMVEFANGIQGMALNLEADNVGVVIFGSDAEIKEGDTVKRTETIVDVPVGKGLLGRVVDALGNPIDGKGPIEATERRRVEVKAPGIIPRESVSEPVQSGLKAIDALVPVGRGQRELIIGDRQTGKTAVAIDTFINQKGVNASDDESKKLYCVYVAVGQKRSTVAQIVKQLEENGAMEYSIVVAATASEPAPLQYLAPYTGCAMGEFFRDNGMHAVIVYDDLSKQAVAYRQMSLLLRRPPGREAYPGDVFYLHSRLLERAAKMNGDNVGGSLTALPIIETQAGDVSAYIPTNVISITDGQIFLETDLFYQGIRPAINVGLSVSRVGGAAQTKAMKKVSGSMKLDLAQYREMAAFAQFGSDLDAATQKLLNRGARLTELLKQPQFSPMPFEEQTVSIFAGTNGFIDDIPVDRVNEYEEQMLAFFRSEHADILKDIRESGKFEDDVKSRTVSALEAFAKQFA